Within the Enterobacter roggenkampii genome, the region GGCTTTCGCCACTTCACGCAGGTTGTGCGGCGGAATGTCCGTCGCCATACCGACCGCAATCCCGGTGGTGCCGTTCAGCAGGATGTTCGGCAGACGCGCGGGCAGCATCTTCGGCTCCTGCAGCGTACCGTCGAAGTTCGGTACCCAGTCAACGGTCCCCTGCCCCAGCTCGCCCAGCAGCACTTCGGCATATTTAGAGAGGCGGGACTCGGTATAACGCATCGCCGCGAAGGATTTTGGGTCGTCCGGCGCCCCCCAGTTCCCTTGACCATCCACCAGCGGGTAACGGTAAGAGAACGGCTGCGCCATCAGCACCATTGCTTCATAGCAGGCGCTGTCGCCGTGCGGATGGTATTTACCCAGCACGTCACCGACGGTACGGGCGGATTTCTTGAACTTGGCGGTGGCATTCAGCCCCAGTTCGGACATCGCATACACGATGCGGCGCTGAACGGGCTTCAGGCCATCCCCGATAAACGGCAACGCCCTGTCCATGATGACGTACATGGAGTAGTTCAGGTAGGCGTTTTCCGTGAATTCATGTAGCGCGAGGCGCTCTGCCATATCGCTCATTACGTGTGATTCCTCAACTCAGAAACCGAAGGGTTTCAGGCAATATTGCCGCAGATACTACCCTATCTGACGAGTTGAGTCACAAAGAAAAAGGGCCGCTTATGCGGCCCTTTCCGGGTTATTTGTTCAGCTTAATGACCTGCTTCACGTCGATTTCAAAATCGTTCCACTCTTTATCGACCTTGCCCTGGATTTCCACTTTATCCTGAGGGCTGACGGTCACGCCGTTCCAGCGCTTGTGGTCAATTTCCACGTTCACCGTGCCGGTCTCATCGCGGAAGGTGTAGCGGTCATCGGACAGGCGCTGGGTGATGTTCCCGCGCAGCTTCACCCAGCTGTCGTCCTTCATCTCTTTCACCTTCACCGCGGTGGTGAGGTTGGCGTCGTTATCGACAAAACCGCCTGCCTGCGTCTGGGTCTGGGTTTGCGTGGCGGACGGGCCGTTAAATCCGCCCTGCGCGGCAAAAACGGGGGCAGTGGCCATCATCATGATGGCGGCAATGGCAGCGAATTTTTTCATATTAACTCTCCCTTTAATCTGGTTTCGCAGTCCATTAAACAGGGTAATCCTTAACAACTTCTTAAGGGAAAAATTTATTTATTATTGCTGTACAGCAGGCGCTTACAGAGGGTTTACTGACGGCATCAAGGAGGGAATATGCGCATTTTACTGGTAGAAGACGACACGTTAATCGGCGACGGTATCAGGGCGGGTTTAAGCAAAATGGGCTTTAGCGTGGACTGGTTTACCGACGGCAAAACCGGTCAGGCCGCGCTCGCGTCTGCGCCCTATGATGCCGTGGTGCTGGATCTGACGCTGCCGGAAATCGACGGTCTGGACATCCTGCGCGCGTGGCGCGAAAGCGGGCGCAGCGAGCCGGTATTGATCCTGACCGCGCGGGATGCGCTTAACCAGCGCGTGGAAGGGCTGCGTCTTGGCGCGGATGATTATCTCTGCAAGCCGTTCGCGCTGATTGAAGTGGGTGCCCGCCTCGAGGCGCTGGTCCGCCGCAGCCACGGCCAGACGCATAGCGAGCTACGCCACGGCAAGGTCACGCTCGATCCGACCCGTCTCGTCGCCACGCTGGACGGTGAACCGCTGACGCTGAAGCCGAAAGAGTTCGCGCTGCTGGAACTGCTGATGCGCAATGCAGGCCGCGTGCTCCCTCGCAAGACGATTGAGGAAAAACTGTATACCTGGGACGACGACGTCTCCAGCAACGCGGTAGAAGTCCACGTTCATCATCTGCGCCGCAAGCTTGGCAGCGAGTTTATCCGCACCGTGCACGGCATCGGCTATACCCTGGGTGACGCATGAAGCTGACGCAACGCCTGAGCCTGAAGCTGCGCCTGACGCTCCTCTTTTTAGCGCTCTCCCTGACGGCATGGTTTGCCGCCAGCCTGGTGGCCTGGCAGCAGACCACCCACAAGCTGGATAAGCTCTTTGACACGCAGCAGATGCTGTTTGCCAAACGGCTGCTGACGATGGATCTGGACGAGATCCGCGCCCCCGAGCGGATGCGCGAGATCCCGAAAAAAGTGAAGCATGGCCGGCTCGATGACGACGCGCTGGCTTTCGCCATTTACAGCGTCGACGGCAAAATGCTGCTGAACGACGGCGAGAACGGGCGCGATATTCCGTACCACTATCGCCGCGACGGGTTTGCTAACGGGCAGCTCCAGGACGACAACGACGAATGGCGTTTCCTGTGGCTGACCTCACCCGACGGGAAGTACCGCGTGGTGGTCGGTCAGGAGTGGGAGTACCGCCAGGATATGGCGCTGGACGTGGTCAGCTCGCAGCTCACGCCCTGGCTGGTGGCGCTGCCGGTGATGCTGCTTTTGCTGGTTCTCCTCCTGAGCCGGGAGCTGAGGCCGCTCAAAAAGCTGGCGCAGACCCTGCGCTCCCGCTCGCCGGATGCGACCGATGCGCTTGTGCTTCAGGGTGTGCCCACGGAAGTGCGCCCCCTGCTCGACGCGCTGAATCACCTCTTCGCACGTACCCAGGAGATGATGACCCGCGAGCGCCGCTTTACGTCCGATGCCGCCCACGAGCTGCGCAGCCCGCTGGCGGCCCTGAAGGTGCAAACTGACGTGGCGCAGCTCTCGCAGGACGATCCGCAGGCGCGGGAAAAAGCGCTGGCACAGCTGCATGCGGGAATCGACCGCGCTTCGCGGCTGGTGGATCAGCTCCTCACCCTGTCGCGTCTGGACTCGCTGGATAACCTTGACGATGTCGAACCGATCACGCTTGCCGATTTACTGCAGTCGGCGGTGCTGGATATCTGGCATCCGGCGCAGCAGGCAGGGATTGATATTCGCCTCAACAACCATGCCCCGCAGGTCAAACGTCAGGGGCAGCCCCTGCTGCTCAGCCTGCTGGTGCGCAACCTGCTGGACAACGCCATCCGCTACAGCCCACGCGGCAGCGTGGTGGACGTGACGCTGGACGCACGTAGCTTTAGCGTGCGCGACAACGGTCCCGGCGTTGACCCCGAGGTGCTGGCGCGCATCGGCGAGCGTTTTTATCGTCCACCGGGCCAGAACGCCACGGGCAGCGGGCTGGGGCTCTCTATCGTCAGGCGCATTGCCGCGCTGCACGGGATGCGCGTCTCGCTGAGCAATGCGGCGGAAGGCGGCTTTGAGGTGAAGGTCAGCTGGTAGCGGATTATTGCATCTCCAGCAAAAGACTTTGCACATTTTGCTCATTTTTCCGCTCCGTCCTCGCGCGTAGAATACCCGGCATACTCTCATCGTCGAGGACAAATAATGAGCAACATCCTGATTATCAACGGTGCAAAAGAATTTGCGCACTCTAAAGGCCAGCTGAATGACACCCTGACCGAGGTCGCGGACGGTTTCCTGCGCGACGCCGGGCATGATGTTAAGGTCGTGCGTGCAGACAGCCACTACGACGTGAAGGCCGAAGTGCAGAACTTCCTGTGGGCTGACGTGGTGATCTGGCAGATGCCAGGCTGGTGGATGGGCGCGCCGTGGACCGTGAAAAAGTACATGGACGACGTGTTCACGGAAGGTCATGGCTCGCTGTATGCCAGCGATGGCCGCACCCGCTCTGACGCGTCCAAAAAATACGGTTCAGGCGGCCTGATTCAGGGCAAAAAATATATGCTGTCACTGACCTGGAACGCGCCGCTGGAAGCCTTCACCGAGAAAGATCAGTTCTTCGAAGGCGTGGGCGTAGACGGTGCTTATCTGCCGTTCCACAAGGCGAATCAGTTCCTGGGCATGGATCCGCTGCCGACCTTTATCGTCAACGACGTGATTAAAATGCCTGATGTCCCGCGCTATATCGCAGAATATCGCAAGCATCTCGCGGAAATTTTTGCTTAACTGGTAGCCTGGAATTAAAGGAGTAGTAAACATGCTTACCGTTATCGCAGAAATCCGTACTCGTCCAGGTCAACATCACCGCCAGGCGGTGCTGGATCAGTTCGCGAAAATCATCCCGACCGTACTGAAAGAAGAAGGCTGCCACGGCTACGCGCCGATGGTGGATGCTGCCACTGACGCCAGCTTCCAGGCGACCGCGCCGGACTCGATCATTATGGTTGAGCAGTGGGAAACCGTCGCGCATCTTGAAGCGCATCTGCAGACCGCGCACATGAAAGCGTGGAGCGACGCGGTGAAGGGCGACGTGCTGGAAACCCACATCCGCATCCTGGAGCAAGGGGTTTAAGTTCGTGGAATTTGCCGGGTGGCACTGCGTTTACCCGGCCAACAAAACCTGAACCGTAGGCCCGGTAAGCGCTAGCGCCACCGGGCTTTGTTGTTTTTAGCTGCTTTTCTTCCCCGGCTTTAACCCGCGATGGAGTTCGTTGATGCGCTTCATCGACTTGATGGCGCGCTGCGGTTCGGTGGCGGCGACGGACAAAATGATCATCTCCAGACAGAGCAGCACCGTGCCGTGGAGCGGGATTTTACCCTTTTCACCGCCGCGCGGAACGTGGATCACCACGCTGGCCTCCTTACTGAAACGCGAATCAAGGGCGTTGGTCAGCAGGATGGTGGGAATGCCCAGACGTTTAGCTTCACGCAGGGTGGTTTGCCCTTCCCGGTGCGCGGATTTCTGCGCCATCATCACCAGCACGTCACCGCGCTGAAGCGCAATCAGCTGTTCGGCAAGCCCGATCCCGGTACGGTTGAGCGGCGTGGCGGGTAACCCCATACGGCTGAACAGCCTGGCGGTGTACTCGGCCAGAATGCCGGAGGCGCCAATGCCAAATATGGCAACCTGCCTTGCCTGCGCCAGCAGTGAGACCGCCTGCGCCATCGCGTAGCGGTTGTGGGGCTCGGATAACACCTCGCAGGTGTGCTGATGTCCCTCCAGCACGAAATCAATGCTCGCGTTGACGTCGCTGGCGAGCGTGTTCACCGTGGTGGACATCTTTTCGCTGGAGGTGACCACCGGGCCAAACCACTGCTCCAGCGTCTGCTTGAGATCGCGCAGCCCGGCGAACCCCAGCGCCTGTATGGCGCGGACCACCGTGGCATCCGAGGTTTTCACTACGGCGGCAATCTCCATGGCGGTCTGCTCCATCACCGCTTCGCGGTTGTCATGGATATAGCGTGCGACCTGCAGCAGACGCGGCGTCAGCTGATGCGCCCGCGCGCGAAAGCGGTCGCCATAGACATCCACGCGCCCCTTCTCTTTGCGGATCACCGTGAGGCCTCCGGCAGCGGACGCCCGGCAATCTGTGATTGCACCTGCGCGGCCATCAGCCCTAAAGACGCGAACGAATTCGAGATCGCCTCTTCACGCGAGATCAGCACGTAATGCCCGCTCCGGCAGGCAGTCAGGAACTGACACCAGCCCGGCATCACCGCCTCCATCGCTGCCAGCTCGTCCTGCGGTTTACCGCCCGTATCCCCGCGCCAGGTAGCAAAGACGAAATCGGCATCCAGCTCCGGCAGGCGCTCGGCGCTGACGTCGATGCGCCCCCCTTCCGGGATGGACTCAATCAGTGGCGGGAATTTGAATCCGGCGTCGCGCAGAACGCGGCCCAGCGAGTGGTAGCTGTGCATGGCGTTGATTTTCCCCTGATTGGCCTGAATCACCGATACGGTGATTTTGCGCGTGTCGATGGTCGCCTTCAGCGCCTTGATTTGCTCCTGATATCGCCGCTCCAGAACCTTGAGCCGCGCCTGCGTTCCTGTCAGTTGAGCCAGCTTGCGGTAGATTTCCGGCGCGCCGCCGTCGAGATGATCGATGCTCACCGTCGGGGCAATTTTCGCTAATTGTTCCACCGGCGTGTTGCGGGTCGGCTCGGTAACGATCAGGTCAGGTTTGGCGGCGGCGATGGCTTCGATGTCGATATCCGCCGTGCCGATAAATTTGATATCGGAATTATCGAAGTCGACGCCGGTTAACATGCCGCTGGAGCGCAGAAAATGGCTGCCGTCAGGCCGCGTGCGGCCATGGCTCGCCACCGGCGGCACGCCAAGCTCAATCAGTGGAATGGTGATGTCCAGATCGTGTAAGGAGACAATCCGTTTCGGGTGCACCGGCACCACCACCTTGCGGTTCAGATCGTCGGTAAAGACCTGCGTCGGCTCCGCCGCGCTCACCGCGAACCCCACCAGCAACAGCATCGAAAACAGTACGCGCATCATAATCCCCTAAAATCTGTCCCGACGCTGCCAGAGCAGCAGCAGGAAAAACGGTCCGCCAATCAATGAAATGACAATTCCCGCCGGCAGCTGCAGCGGGAGGAATGCCAGACGTCCGACGTTATCCGCCAGCAGCACCAGCAGCGCGCCCAGCACGGCGCTTCCCGTCAGGAGCGCGGTCTGACCACCGCGCAGCAGCAGGCGCGCCATATGCGGGGCAATCAGCCCCACAAAGCCAATGCTGCCCACGCAGGAGACGCAGGCCGCCGTCAGCACTACCGGGGCGAGAACCCGCAGCAGCGCCAGCCGGGTTGTGCGCACGCCAAGGCCCGCGGCGGCCTGATTGCCGAGCAGCGCCACGTCCGCTGCCCGCGCGGTAAAGAGCAGCAGCGCAAACGCGGGGGCAGCCCAGAGCGCGGCCAGCCCTACCAGCGTCCAGTTTGCCGCGTGCAGGCTGCCCGCCAGCCACAGCATCGCCGTCTGCACGTCGCGCACGTCGGCGGTGGTCATAAAGACGCCCATTGCCGCGGCAAACGCCCACGACACGCCGATGCCGATCAAAATAAACCGCGGGCGCGAGATATCGCGCGCCAGAGCTATCACCAGCAGCGCGGTGAGCAGCCCACCGGCCATGCCAACCAGCGGACGCCAGGCCAGGCTCAGCGCCGGGAACTGAAAAATCAGCAGCAGTACCGCCGCGCTACAGCCCTCCTTCACGCCGATAAGCCCCGGGTCAGCCAGACCGTTGCGGGTGATGGACTGCATCGCCGCCCCCGCCATGCCGAGCATCGCGCCGCACAGCACCGCCATCAGCAGGCGCGGCAGGCGGATATCCATCACGACGTAGCGCGTCTCCGCCGTCAGACTTTCAGGCGAAAACAGCGCGCGCCCGATGGCAGAGGCGGGGATGGGCAGAGAACCGTGCGCCAGGCCAAAGCCCAGCAGGCTTAGCGCCATCAACGCGAAAAGCGACAGGTACGCCAGCGCCTTCGGGCGAACCAGCGCCGACAGGCGGCCAACACGGATCGCGCGGAGTCCGGCCCGGTTCATTTGAACATCCTCAAGGCCATAAGGATGAACACGGGCGCGCCGACAAGGGCCGTCATGATGCCGGTTGCCAGCTCCCAGGGGGTAAACAGCGTGCGGGCAGCGATATCCGCCAGCAGCAGCACCAGCGCACCGCAGAGGGCCGACAGCGGCACCATCGCGCGTAAATCGACCGACACCAGACGGCGAATGAGCTGCGGTACCACAAGGCCGATAAAGCCAATCGGTCCGGCGAGGGAGACGGCCGCGCCGCAGAGCAGCGCGATGGCCAGCAGGGCAAGGAGGCGGGTTTTCAGCAGCGACACGCCAAGCCCCTGCGCCATTCTGTCGCCCAGCGCCAGCATGTTGAGCGAGGGCGACAACCCGATAGCAAGAACAAAACCGGCTGCTGCAGCCCACAGGGCGCTCTGGAGCATCTGCGCGTTGACTCCGGCGATATCACCTGCCAGCCAGGTGCGCAGAGAGAGCAGCGTCTGTTCATCCAGGATTAACACCGCGGCGGTAATCGACGAGGCAAATGCCGACATCGCCACGCCACACAGGGTGACCTTCATCGGCGTGAGCCCGATGCGACCGGTCGAGGAGAACATCAGCACCAGCAGAAACAGCGCGGCGGCACCGGCGGCCGCAATCAGCGGGCGGCCAAACGGCAGCGAAAGCCCAAGCGCGCTGGCGATCACCACAGCCAGCGCTGCCCCGGCGTTGAGCCCCAGAATATGCGGCTCACCGAGCGGGTTGCGGATCACGGACTGCAGCAGCACGCCCGCCACACCGAGCGCGGCGCCTGTCACCATCGCGGCGCAGAGGCGCAGCAGTCGTAGTCTGATGATGATGTTATGGTCGAAATTGCGCGGGTCGAAATGAAAGAATGCCTCCACTACCGTTTGCGGGGCGATAAAGCGTGCACCGATCCCCAGATGAGCAATCGCCCCCATTGCCAACAGCAGGGTGAAAATCAGGAAAGCCAGAGAGATGCGCATCATGGCTTCTGAATGCTCTGGCGAAACGGCATAAAGAACGGTTTGCCGGTCAAGGGGTTGATGGACATATGCACGTCCACATCAAACACCGCTTTGATCAGCTCCGGCGTGCAGGCGTCGCCTTCATGTAACACTCCCTCGACTTTTCCCTGGCGTAAAAAGACCAGGGAATCACCGTAGTTCACGGCAAAGTTGAGATCGTGCAGCACCACCACGACGGTACGCCCGTGCTGGCGGGTCAGGGCGTGCAGCAGTTCCAGGATCTCCACCTGGTAGCGAAGATCGAGGAACGTGGTGGGTTCATCCAGCAGGATATACGGCGTTTGCTGCGCCAGCGCCATGGCGATCCAGCAGCGCTGACGCTGGCCGCCGGATAAGCTTTCCACCGGCATATGGGCAAACGCTGCCGTGCCGGTCAGGCGCAGGGCCTCTTCCACCGCCAGTTCGTCCTCGTCGCTCCACTGGCGCATAACGTTTTGCCAGGGAAAGCGCCCGCGCGAGACCAGCTCAAAAACGGTTAACCCTTCCGGGAGCAGCGGGGACTGCGGGAGAATACCAAGCTGGCGGGCGACGGCTTTGGTCGGCTGCTCGTGGATCGCCTTGCCGTCGAGAACCGCCGCGCCGCCAAGCGGCTGGAGCAGCCGCGCAATGGTGCTCAACAGCGTGGATTTCCCGCAGCCGTTTGCGCCCACCAGAACGGTTATTTTCTGCTGGGGGATCGCAAGAGAGATATCATCAACGATGATTTTTTTCTGATAGCCCGCAGAGAGGTTCTCCAGAACCAGTCCCGGTTGTTTTGTGTTGTGAGCCACGTGAACGCCAACGTAATAAAAAAGCGCAACAAATATAAATAAAAATCATTCTCTTTTGAGAGTTTGACGCCACGCCATGTAGTAGTCAAGCGAAGAAACACTCTGAAAAAACCAGGGGTAAAGGAGCGTTACCGTGCAGACCACAAAATTAATAAATCATTATTTTTCAATTAAATAATTAATTACCCTTGTACTTTCCCGTTGCGTTTCATGCATGTAGCCGATTTTTATCATTTTTCATTTACTACTACATTCCCGCATGATTGAATGATTCTCAATTACATGTTCGATGCCGGTTCTGGCTAACGAGCAGAGCATAAAAGGGCAATGACTCACACATTCTTCCGTGAAGGTGATTCACGGATATTTTGGGATAACAGATGTAATGGCTACGTTCACACCTTCACTCTCTGGGGTAAAAGGGCGCGCGCTCTTTTCACTGCTGTTTATGGCGCCGCTGGCCCAGGCGGCGGACACCACCGCGGCTAAAGACGGCGAAACGCTTACCGTCACTGCCGATCCAAATACGCCGGCGGAAGCCACCAACGGCTACCAGCCG harbors:
- a CDS encoding YgiW/YdeI family stress tolerance OB fold protein gives rise to the protein MKKFAAIAAIMMMATAPVFAAQGGFNGPSATQTQTQTQAGGFVDNDANLTTAVKVKEMKDDSWVKLRGNITQRLSDDRYTFRDETGTVNVEIDHKRWNGVTVSPQDKVEIQGKVDKEWNDFEIDVKQVIKLNK
- the qseB gene encoding quorum sensing response regulator transcription factor QseB, producing MRILLVEDDTLIGDGIRAGLSKMGFSVDWFTDGKTGQAALASAPYDAVVLDLTLPEIDGLDILRAWRESGRSEPVLILTARDALNQRVEGLRLGADDYLCKPFALIEVGARLEALVRRSHGQTHSELRHGKVTLDPTRLVATLDGEPLTLKPKEFALLELLMRNAGRVLPRKTIEEKLYTWDDDVSSNAVEVHVHHLRRKLGSEFIRTVHGIGYTLGDA
- the qseC gene encoding quorum sensing histidine kinase QseC is translated as MKLTQRLSLKLRLTLLFLALSLTAWFAASLVAWQQTTHKLDKLFDTQQMLFAKRLLTMDLDEIRAPERMREIPKKVKHGRLDDDALAFAIYSVDGKMLLNDGENGRDIPYHYRRDGFANGQLQDDNDEWRFLWLTSPDGKYRVVVGQEWEYRQDMALDVVSSQLTPWLVALPVMLLLLVLLLSRELRPLKKLAQTLRSRSPDATDALVLQGVPTEVRPLLDALNHLFARTQEMMTRERRFTSDAAHELRSPLAALKVQTDVAQLSQDDPQAREKALAQLHAGIDRASRLVDQLLTLSRLDSLDNLDDVEPITLADLLQSAVLDIWHPAQQAGIDIRLNNHAPQVKRQGQPLLLSLLVRNLLDNAIRYSPRGSVVDVTLDARSFSVRDNGPGVDPEVLARIGERFYRPPGQNATGSGLGLSIVRRIAALHGMRVSLSNAAEGGFEVKVSW
- a CDS encoding NAD(P)H-dependent oxidoreductase → MSNILIINGAKEFAHSKGQLNDTLTEVADGFLRDAGHDVKVVRADSHYDVKAEVQNFLWADVVIWQMPGWWMGAPWTVKKYMDDVFTEGHGSLYASDGRTRSDASKKYGSGGLIQGKKYMLSLTWNAPLEAFTEKDQFFEGVGVDGAYLPFHKANQFLGMDPLPTFIVNDVIKMPDVPRYIAEYRKHLAEIFA
- a CDS encoding putative quinol monooxygenase, which translates into the protein MLTVIAEIRTRPGQHHRQAVLDQFAKIIPTVLKEEGCHGYAPMVDAATDASFQATAPDSIIMVEQWETVAHLEAHLQTAHMKAWSDAVKGDVLETHIRILEQGV
- a CDS encoding MurR/RpiR family transcriptional regulator; protein product: MIRKEKGRVDVYGDRFRARAHQLTPRLLQVARYIHDNREAVMEQTAMEIAAVVKTSDATVVRAIQALGFAGLRDLKQTLEQWFGPVVTSSEKMSTTVNTLASDVNASIDFVLEGHQHTCEVLSEPHNRYAMAQAVSLLAQARQVAIFGIGASGILAEYTARLFSRMGLPATPLNRTGIGLAEQLIALQRGDVLVMMAQKSAHREGQTTLREAKRLGIPTILLTNALDSRFSKEASVVIHVPRGGEKGKIPLHGTVLLCLEMIILSVAATEPQRAIKSMKRINELHRGLKPGKKSS
- a CDS encoding iron-siderophore ABC transporter substrate-binding protein, with the protein product MRVLFSMLLLVGFAVSAAEPTQVFTDDLNRKVVVPVHPKRIVSLHDLDITIPLIELGVPPVASHGRTRPDGSHFLRSSGMLTGVDFDNSDIKFIGTADIDIEAIAAAKPDLIVTEPTRNTPVEQLAKIAPTVSIDHLDGGAPEIYRKLAQLTGTQARLKVLERRYQEQIKALKATIDTRKITVSVIQANQGKINAMHSYHSLGRVLRDAGFKFPPLIESIPEGGRIDVSAERLPELDADFVFATWRGDTGGKPQDELAAMEAVMPGWCQFLTACRSGHYVLISREEAISNSFASLGLMAAQVQSQIAGRPLPEASR
- a CDS encoding FecCD family ABC transporter permease; translated protein: MNRAGLRAIRVGRLSALVRPKALAYLSLFALMALSLLGFGLAHGSLPIPASAIGRALFSPESLTAETRYVVMDIRLPRLLMAVLCGAMLGMAGAAMQSITRNGLADPGLIGVKEGCSAAVLLLIFQFPALSLAWRPLVGMAGGLLTALLVIALARDISRPRFILIGIGVSWAFAAAMGVFMTTADVRDVQTAMLWLAGSLHAANWTLVGLAALWAAPAFALLLFTARAADVALLGNQAAAGLGVRTTRLALLRVLAPVVLTAACVSCVGSIGFVGLIAPHMARLLLRGGQTALLTGSAVLGALLVLLADNVGRLAFLPLQLPAGIVISLIGGPFFLLLLWQRRDRF
- a CDS encoding FecCD family ABC transporter permease is translated as MMRISLAFLIFTLLLAMGAIAHLGIGARFIAPQTVVEAFFHFDPRNFDHNIIIRLRLLRLCAAMVTGAALGVAGVLLQSVIRNPLGEPHILGLNAGAALAVVIASALGLSLPFGRPLIAAAGAAALFLLVLMFSSTGRIGLTPMKVTLCGVAMSAFASSITAAVLILDEQTLLSLRTWLAGDIAGVNAQMLQSALWAAAAGFVLAIGLSPSLNMLALGDRMAQGLGVSLLKTRLLALLAIALLCGAAVSLAGPIGFIGLVVPQLIRRLVSVDLRAMVPLSALCGALVLLLADIAARTLFTPWELATGIMTALVGAPVFILMALRMFK
- a CDS encoding ABC transporter ATP-binding protein, with amino-acid sequence MAHNTKQPGLVLENLSAGYQKKIIVDDISLAIPQQKITVLVGANGCGKSTLLSTIARLLQPLGGAAVLDGKAIHEQPTKAVARQLGILPQSPLLPEGLTVFELVSRGRFPWQNVMRQWSDEDELAVEEALRLTGTAAFAHMPVESLSGGQRQRCWIAMALAQQTPYILLDEPTTFLDLRYQVEILELLHALTRQHGRTVVVVLHDLNFAVNYGDSLVFLRQGKVEGVLHEGDACTPELIKAVFDVDVHMSINPLTGKPFFMPFRQSIQKP